Proteins encoded by one window of Teretinema zuelzerae:
- a CDS encoding radical SAM/SPASM domain-containing protein, with amino-acid sequence MKTRFDKAYIEITNCCNLACSFCGLTVRPRIFMDESDFILVLDRLSGWTKILYFHLMGEPFLHPGIFRFLELAGKRGFSVNLTTNGTLLSERLPGAAAVPSLARLNLSVQSLEQFPPEERIERLRSLVSCVRAFASRQRLVRPDFLSSFRFWTRDDGGFSSPLLEELARAFNPDSSRAGVLTPEILAGRNGFVLSPGTAVHAADTFEWPSLPQPGGEAGGGTAGSENRDTLVRGFCRGLRDQIGVLADGTVVPCCLDRNGDIALGNLLREDLQTILERPRARALYDGFSARRVVEPLCNGCSYRKRFDSKPK; translated from the coding sequence ATGAAAACCCGATTCGACAAAGCGTATATTGAAATAACGAACTGCTGCAATCTCGCCTGTTCTTTTTGCGGGCTCACTGTCCGCCCTCGCATATTTATGGACGAATCCGACTTCATCCTCGTCCTGGACCGGCTATCCGGCTGGACGAAAATCCTCTATTTCCACTTGATGGGCGAGCCCTTCCTCCATCCGGGTATTTTCCGATTTCTGGAGCTTGCCGGCAAGCGAGGTTTCTCCGTGAATCTGACGACGAACGGTACCCTCCTTTCGGAGCGTCTTCCCGGCGCCGCCGCGGTTCCCTCCCTTGCCCGCCTCAACCTTTCCGTGCAGAGCCTCGAACAGTTTCCGCCGGAGGAGCGGATCGAGCGGCTGCGCTCCCTCGTATCCTGCGTCCGCGCGTTCGCGTCCCGGCAGCGTCTGGTTCGTCCTGATTTCCTCTCGAGCTTCCGGTTCTGGACCCGCGACGACGGCGGCTTTTCAAGCCCTCTGCTTGAAGAGCTCGCGCGAGCCTTCAATCCTGATTCATCCCGAGCCGGAGTCCTCACTCCGGAAATTCTCGCAGGGCGGAACGGCTTCGTCCTTTCTCCCGGAACGGCCGTTCACGCCGCCGATACGTTCGAGTGGCCGTCCCTTCCACAACCGGGCGGCGAGGCCGGCGGCGGAACAGCCGGCTCTGAAAATCGTGATACACTCGTCCGGGGCTTTTGCCGCGGCCTCCGCGATCAGATCGGCGTCCTCGCTGACGGCACCGTCGTTCCCTGCTGCCTCGACCGGAACGGAGACATCGCGCTGGGAAATCTCTTGCGCGAAGATCTGCAGACAATACTGGAACGCCCCCGCGCCAGGGCTCTCTACGACGGCTTTTCCGCCCGCCGCGTCGTCGAGCCTTTGTGCAACGGTTGTTCTTATAGGAAGAGATTCGACTCAAAGCCGAAGTGA
- a CDS encoding protein-glutamate methylesterase/protein-glutamine glutaminase encodes MEKIRVMIVDDSAIVREILSARLSRDPRIEVVASAMDPYVARDKLEKTKVDVMTLDIEMPRMDGLTFLRQLMKQAPMPVIVVSSLAKEANAAAMKALELGAVDVVPKPGGPFSVEEVIPYLAERIIAASRANVSRLRDDAAEADRKNSDCEKNAASRKPLPASRSSSYLANIKTTNQLIAIGASTGGTIALEALFREWEADFPPTLAVIHMPERFTATFAARLNDLSRATVKEARDGDRLQVGTVYIAPGNYHMMLRAQGTERTLKIASGPKVCNQRPAVDPLFDSVAEYAGQNCIALLLTGMGRDGAQGLLKIHQAGGYTIAQDEQSSIVWGMPKEAIDLGAARTVLPLDRMVAHIKEKL; translated from the coding sequence ATGGAAAAAATCCGCGTCATGATCGTAGACGATTCGGCGATAGTGAGGGAAATCCTCTCCGCCCGGCTTTCGCGGGATCCGCGGATCGAGGTGGTCGCATCCGCGATGGATCCCTATGTCGCGCGGGATAAGCTCGAAAAAACGAAGGTCGACGTAATGACCCTCGATATAGAAATGCCCCGCATGGACGGGCTCACCTTCCTGAGGCAATTGATGAAGCAGGCTCCCATGCCGGTAATCGTCGTGTCTTCCCTCGCGAAGGAAGCGAACGCGGCCGCGATGAAGGCGCTTGAGCTCGGCGCGGTGGACGTGGTGCCCAAGCCCGGCGGTCCGTTTTCCGTCGAGGAAGTGATACCCTATCTTGCCGAACGGATCATCGCCGCGAGCAGGGCGAACGTTTCAAGATTGCGGGACGATGCGGCGGAAGCGGATCGGAAAAACAGCGACTGCGAAAAGAACGCCGCTTCGCGCAAACCGCTCCCGGCTTCCCGGTCCTCCTCGTATCTCGCGAATATCAAAACTACGAATCAGCTGATAGCCATCGGAGCCTCCACCGGCGGCACCATCGCGCTCGAAGCTCTCTTTCGCGAGTGGGAAGCGGATTTCCCCCCTACTCTGGCGGTCATCCACATGCCGGAGCGCTTTACCGCCACCTTCGCCGCGCGGTTGAACGACCTGAGCCGCGCGACGGTGAAGGAAGCCCGCGACGGCGACCGGCTTCAGGTGGGGACCGTATATATCGCTCCGGGAAATTATCATATGATGCTCCGGGCTCAAGGGACCGAGCGAACGCTTAAAATCGCGTCGGGGCCCAAGGTGTGCAACCAGCGCCCGGCGGTCGATCCCCTGTTCGACTCGGTCGCCGAGTACGCCGGACAAAACTGCATCGCCCTCCTGTTAACAGGCATGGGGCGGGACGGAGCGCAGGGATTATTGAAGATTCATCAGGCGGGGGGATACACCATCGCACAGGACGAGCAGTCTTCGATAGTGTGGGGGATGCCGAAGGAAGCGATCGATCTCGGGGCCGCCCGAACGGTGCTGCCACTCGACCGGATGGTCGCCCATATCAAGGAAAAACTCTAA
- a CDS encoding methyl-accepting chemotaxis protein, translating into MKIGLSVKLILAFVGVAFITLVVGLVGYFGLNRAHESLNTLVEQSIPAITDLEIVMVKQQSLKAIVRTLTSPYLTDEDYARQLTNWEKQKGERRAALDNYEAVETTPEEDILYKKFLNLLDIQIADNVKYMEEIQRMRDAKVDPVVYAQRASALAISGAARSSFDNSINALQELVEYVKEYYGHELPRQAQNMIQTMIMVIVATIIGGFAIAILVGWLLASSITRPVVKIVNALSTGSDQIGNASSQLSVSSQQIASGASEQASGIEETTSSMEELGSMVKQNVENAKEASVLAAKTSEAATQGSAHMERMLVSMTEIGKAADDIKTVIDVIDDIAFQTNMLALNAAVEAARAGEAGMGFAVVADEVKNLANRSAASAKETAQMIKTTLQKTQEGQALTKELADIFKEILLNSGKSNEMTKEVETASRQQDEGISQVNKAIVQLDTVVQQNAAASEETASSAEELQSQVVSLNDVIENLSVLVLGGKAKIAGSRSADRESVRPATRKPARALTANKGDDRDSSRAVGKRIVFEDDPEYQDDIDS; encoded by the coding sequence ATGAAAATCGGATTATCGGTCAAATTGATTCTAGCCTTCGTCGGAGTAGCCTTCATCACCCTGGTCGTGGGACTCGTCGGGTATTTCGGCCTGAACCGCGCGCATGAAAGTTTGAACACGCTGGTCGAGCAGAGCATTCCCGCCATCACGGATCTTGAGATCGTCATGGTAAAGCAGCAATCGCTGAAAGCGATCGTCCGCACCCTGACTTCGCCGTATTTGACGGACGAGGACTACGCGCGACAGTTGACGAACTGGGAAAAGCAGAAGGGCGAGCGGCGCGCCGCCCTCGACAACTACGAGGCGGTCGAGACCACGCCTGAAGAGGATATCCTTTACAAGAAATTTCTGAACCTCCTGGATATCCAGATCGCCGATAACGTGAAATACATGGAAGAAATCCAGCGCATGCGGGACGCGAAAGTAGATCCAGTCGTGTATGCCCAGAGGGCTTCGGCTCTCGCAATTTCGGGAGCCGCCCGTTCATCTTTTGATAATTCCATTAATGCCTTGCAGGAGCTGGTTGAGTATGTAAAGGAATACTACGGTCACGAGCTTCCCCGTCAGGCGCAGAACATGATTCAAACCATGATCATGGTGATCGTCGCGACAATCATCGGAGGTTTCGCGATCGCGATACTGGTGGGCTGGCTCCTCGCGAGCTCCATCACGCGGCCGGTAGTCAAAATCGTAAACGCGCTCAGCACCGGATCGGACCAGATCGGAAACGCTTCTTCGCAGCTTTCGGTCAGCTCCCAGCAGATTGCCTCCGGCGCCTCCGAGCAGGCCTCCGGAATAGAAGAGACTACTTCGTCTATGGAGGAGCTCGGCTCCATGGTGAAGCAGAACGTAGAGAATGCGAAGGAAGCGAGCGTACTCGCAGCCAAAACGTCCGAGGCCGCGACCCAGGGCTCCGCGCACATGGAGCGGATGCTCGTTTCCATGACGGAGATCGGAAAGGCGGCCGACGACATCAAGACCGTCATCGACGTGATTGACGACATCGCCTTCCAGACGAACATGCTCGCCCTGAACGCCGCGGTCGAAGCGGCGCGGGCCGGAGAGGCCGGAATGGGCTTCGCGGTTGTCGCCGACGAAGTGAAGAATCTTGCGAACCGGAGCGCCGCCAGCGCGAAGGAAACCGCGCAGATGATCAAGACCACGCTGCAGAAAACTCAGGAAGGCCAGGCGCTCACCAAGGAGCTTGCAGACATCTTCAAGGAAATTCTGCTGAACTCGGGCAAGTCGAACGAGATGACCAAAGAGGTCGAAACGGCGAGCCGCCAGCAGGACGAAGGCATTTCGCAGGTGAACAAGGCAATCGTGCAGCTCGACACGGTCGTTCAGCAGAACGCCGCCGCGTCCGAGGAGACGGCGAGTTCCGCCGAGGAGCTCCAGAGCCAGGTAGTATCGCTTAACGACGTGATAGAAAATCTTTCGGTGCTCGTTCTCGGCGGCAAGGCCAAGATCGCCGGCTCCCGTTCCGCTGACAGAGAATCAGTCCGTCCCGCGACGAGAAAGCCGGCGCGGGCGCTGACGGCTAATAAGGGCGATGATCGGGATTCTTCGCGCGCCGTAGGCAAGAGAATCGTTTTTGAAGACGACCCCGAGTACCAAGACGACATAGACAGCTGA
- a CDS encoding chemotaxis protein CheW: protein MEISRMKTLAGSRYLNFSLDRESYCMEILKVKELMGMTDITPLPQTPSFIRGVINLRGQIIPIIDLRLKFGMEFLDYHKRTSIIVVEMEIEGEHMLMGLVVDSIHEVIAIPEEKIKVLPYINTRVKAEYVRGVADTPDGMKIVLDVHKILSDEEFVQLKTMAPAPAGNE from the coding sequence ATGGAAATTTCCCGCATGAAGACTCTCGCAGGTTCCCGCTATCTCAACTTTTCCCTGGACAGGGAAAGCTATTGCATGGAGATTCTGAAGGTCAAGGAATTGATGGGCATGACGGACATCACGCCTCTTCCCCAGACTCCTTCGTTCATCCGGGGCGTCATCAATCTCCGCGGTCAGATTATTCCGATCATCGATTTGCGCCTGAAATTCGGAATGGAGTTCCTCGACTATCATAAGCGCACCTCCATCATCGTAGTGGAGATGGAGATAGAGGGAGAGCATATGCTGATGGGCCTCGTCGTCGATTCGATCCACGAGGTGATCGCAATCCCCGAGGAGAAGATCAAGGTTCTTCCCTACATCAATACCCGGGTAAAGGCCGAGTATGTACGCGGAGTCGCCGATACTCCGGACGGCATGAAGATCGTTCTGGATGTGCACAAAATTCTCAGCGACGAGGAATTCGTCCAGCTTAAAACAATGGCGCCGGCCCCGGCCGGAAACGAATAA
- a CDS encoding CheR family methyltransferase — protein MRPDSNYGGRPARSDGAGLDSELLEKFKALSYAAYGIHFHGAKVDILKMKLIKMASVHGLDLRDFYDQLAAGMHDAVNIFLKEITVGHTFFFREDAHFKRLTQDIQVRSLRDPLIWCAASSTGEEPYSIVISLLESGLRDFRVLASDLNRDSLKAMHEGVYHVNQFQNTDDRIRRAYFSRAGEFSLRVHPELRRYIAIKRLNLHEPIEFETRFDYIFCRNVMIYFDEPGRSKVLRTLERNLSPCGLLFVGHSEALLPVEDTLRKEGPAIYRKAP, from the coding sequence ATGCGCCCCGATTCGAATTACGGAGGACGGCCGGCCCGCTCAGACGGCGCCGGCCTCGACTCCGAACTTCTCGAGAAGTTCAAAGCCTTGTCGTACGCCGCGTACGGAATTCATTTCCACGGCGCCAAGGTCGATATTCTTAAAATGAAGCTCATTAAAATGGCCTCGGTGCATGGACTCGACCTGCGAGATTTCTACGATCAGCTCGCCGCGGGAATGCACGACGCGGTGAATATTTTTCTGAAGGAAATCACCGTCGGCCACACTTTCTTTTTCCGCGAGGACGCGCATTTCAAGCGATTGACGCAGGACATTCAAGTCCGCTCTCTCCGCGATCCGCTGATTTGGTGCGCGGCGAGCTCGACCGGGGAGGAGCCGTATTCCATCGTCATAAGCCTCCTCGAAAGCGGACTGCGCGATTTCCGCGTTCTAGCCTCCGATCTGAACCGGGATTCCCTGAAAGCCATGCATGAGGGCGTGTACCATGTGAACCAGTTTCAGAACACCGACGACCGCATCCGCCGCGCCTACTTTTCCCGGGCCGGCGAATTTTCCCTGCGCGTCCACCCCGAACTGCGCCGGTATATCGCGATCAAGCGGCTGAACCTGCATGAACCGATAGAGTTCGAAACCCGTTTTGATTATATCTTTTGCCGGAATGTCATGATTTATTTCGACGAACCCGGACGGTCCAAGGTTCTGCGCACGCTTGAGCGGAACCTTTCGCCCTGCGGCCTGCTCTTCGTCGGCCATTCCGAAGCCCTTCTTCCCGTCGAGGATACTCTCCGGAAGGAAGGGCCGGCAATATATAGAAAGGCGCCGTAG
- a CDS encoding diguanylate cyclase domain-containing protein yields MRKTVLSIFVSLSGVLLLSLNFFVLAGIRSTNADRRNRLLAMQELTVYADRLQNHVNMNLQYADFLEILLLKDPSASDESLKPYFDLILSHCGGIKNIILAPGGVVRAVYPLEGNEAAVGHDLLADSARNSFVRTAMETRESVTQGPVLARQGGYLIFNRKAIYLPDGTPGATGSVGERFWGLAVITLDFNEVVAETGLLAERDGYFFALRAEKTDGANDFTWGHVDIFEQDSLVRAVHFPNQAWALHIYPEDGWRGKPDLSDLFALASYFVIIAAGAVLLFFHAQQYQERLEQALRDPLTGTLNKRAFRSYVQKRLRQSPCPHALCIMDLNGFKEINDEYGHPVGDLVLIELSRRIGMCLRTTDRVSRFGGDEFILFIDSLDYGETVPAILERIEKSTSRPIQLRCETNSGEFCPPISLYLAKGYAVFPDDGRTFDELYSAADARMYCDKEASKSGKNGKNSS; encoded by the coding sequence ATGAGAAAAACGGTACTATCGATATTTGTTTCTCTTTCCGGCGTTCTCCTCTTATCTCTTAATTTTTTCGTTCTTGCCGGAATCAGATCGACGAATGCCGACCGCAGGAACCGCCTTCTCGCCATGCAGGAATTGACCGTGTACGCCGATCGCCTGCAAAACCATGTCAATATGAATCTCCAGTATGCGGACTTTCTGGAAATACTGCTGCTCAAAGATCCGTCCGCTTCGGATGAATCTCTCAAGCCTTATTTCGATCTGATATTGAGCCACTGCGGGGGGATCAAGAATATAATCCTGGCGCCCGGCGGGGTTGTGCGCGCCGTCTATCCCCTCGAGGGTAACGAAGCCGCCGTCGGCCATGATCTGCTTGCAGACTCGGCGCGTAACAGCTTTGTTCGGACGGCGATGGAAACCCGCGAATCCGTGACTCAGGGACCTGTTCTGGCAAGGCAGGGCGGATATCTCATCTTTAACCGGAAGGCGATTTATTTGCCGGACGGGACGCCCGGGGCAACCGGATCCGTCGGAGAGCGGTTCTGGGGTTTGGCGGTCATAACCCTGGATTTTAACGAAGTAGTAGCGGAAACCGGGCTTCTGGCGGAACGCGACGGTTATTTTTTCGCGTTGCGAGCAGAGAAAACCGACGGAGCGAACGATTTTACCTGGGGCCATGTCGATATATTCGAGCAGGATTCGCTGGTGCGGGCAGTTCATTTTCCGAATCAAGCCTGGGCGTTGCATATCTATCCCGAAGACGGCTGGCGCGGGAAACCGGATTTGTCTGATCTATTCGCTCTCGCGTCGTATTTCGTCATCATTGCCGCGGGAGCGGTCCTTCTCTTTTTTCATGCCCAGCAGTATCAGGAGCGGCTGGAACAGGCCCTCCGTGATCCGTTGACCGGAACGCTGAACAAACGGGCTTTCCGGTCCTATGTCCAGAAGCGACTTCGGCAGTCTCCCTGTCCCCATGCGCTGTGCATCATGGATTTGAACGGCTTCAAGGAAATCAACGACGAGTACGGCCATCCCGTTGGCGATCTTGTGTTGATCGAGCTTTCTCGCCGAATAGGAATGTGCCTGCGCACAACTGATCGTGTCTCGCGTTTCGGCGGCGATGAGTTTATTCTGTTTATCGATTCTCTCGACTACGGCGAAACGGTTCCCGCGATTTTGGAAAGAATCGAAAAATCTACGTCCCGGCCTATCCAACTCCGATGCGAAACGAACTCAGGCGAATTCTGCCCTCCTATATCTCTTTATCTGGCAAAAGGATACGCAGTATTCCCCGACGACGGGCGCACCTTCGATGAGCTCTATTCCGCAGCGGACGCCCGGATGTATTGCGACAAAGAAGCGAGCAAGTCGGGCAAAAACGGAAAAAACTCGTCTTAA
- a CDS encoding chemotaxis protein CheA, whose translation MTRDDHFSAITSLLLKYETGDFLLLSDLSDALSALKDFFLEVPAACKLIENLKNCVTGEMKNSGTDGFTESLSAGIDLLQGYALAQDDATRAEAELAMGAFSCKSKSCPSVEDAGVPERDEETFQIFLTEIRDRLANAQETILQLEDNPDDSAAVQTLFRIFHTIKGECGFLKIATLGELTHNIESLLDELRSGRSRVSQQHIDLLLEGLDMSREILKRLEKNDYAVFTDVSLDSYVNRVKNVSAAPCANLGEILVAEGKMQEEDVARVLEKQKASAYRKRFGEIAVQEKFLSSEELRETLDKQKDCKAGEPSRVPDRTDPVIKVRASKVNFLVDMIGELLIAMGQISGSGAELMQMRKITRSLQYGAMELRTDTLHTLFGNLRRTVRDLSKQLKKNVRAECVGEDLEIDRNLIEKLEEPLMHLVRNSLDHGIESELDRKNAGKDSQGVVTLKAERHGNSIVITVRDDGKGLDRERILSKALEKKLIRAEAADAMTDSQVFNLIFTSGFSTHTEVSLISGRGVGMDIVRSAVVDNRGRIEIESVAGSYSEFRMIFPLSTAIIDGMITRVSQSLFVFPIGSVIESIKIVPAMLSTVNGSVEVANLRGESIPVIRMHETFCIPEIPESPAIIGVICETSDRRKFMFILDEVIAKREVVIKSLGARFSDLRGISSGTVLSGGKIGLVVDIDEIVDLSLMEIPAR comes from the coding sequence TTGACCCGAGACGATCACTTTTCCGCGATAACATCCCTCCTTTTAAAGTATGAAACCGGCGATTTCCTTCTTCTTTCCGACTTGTCAGACGCGCTTTCAGCCCTGAAGGATTTTTTTCTTGAAGTGCCGGCAGCCTGCAAACTGATAGAAAACTTGAAAAACTGCGTCACCGGAGAAATGAAGAACAGCGGTACAGACGGGTTTACCGAATCGCTTTCCGCCGGGATCGATCTTCTCCAGGGCTATGCCCTGGCTCAGGACGACGCGACGCGCGCGGAAGCGGAACTTGCAATGGGCGCCTTTTCCTGCAAGAGTAAATCTTGCCCGTCCGTAGAAGACGCCGGAGTTCCCGAGCGGGACGAGGAAACGTTCCAGATTTTTCTTACCGAGATCCGAGACCGGCTCGCGAACGCGCAGGAAACCATCCTTCAGCTGGAGGACAATCCCGACGATTCGGCCGCTGTTCAAACCCTTTTCCGCATTTTTCATACGATTAAGGGCGAATGCGGTTTTCTGAAAATCGCGACGCTGGGCGAACTGACCCATAACATCGAAAGCCTTCTCGACGAACTGAGAAGCGGACGTTCCCGGGTATCTCAGCAGCACATCGATCTTCTGCTGGAAGGGCTCGACATGTCCCGGGAAATCTTGAAGCGCCTTGAAAAAAACGACTACGCGGTGTTCACCGACGTGTCTCTCGATTCCTATGTCAATCGGGTCAAGAATGTATCCGCCGCTCCCTGCGCGAACCTGGGCGAGATTCTGGTCGCCGAAGGAAAGATGCAGGAAGAGGATGTCGCCCGCGTTCTGGAAAAGCAGAAAGCTTCTGCGTATCGCAAACGCTTCGGCGAAATCGCGGTGCAGGAAAAATTCTTGAGTTCGGAGGAGCTCCGCGAAACGCTCGATAAGCAGAAGGACTGCAAGGCGGGCGAGCCCTCGCGAGTGCCGGACAGAACCGATCCGGTCATAAAGGTGCGCGCGTCGAAGGTGAACTTTCTGGTGGACATGATCGGAGAGCTTCTGATCGCCATGGGCCAGATTTCCGGAAGCGGGGCCGAACTCATGCAGATGCGCAAAATCACACGGAGCCTGCAGTACGGCGCGATGGAGCTTCGCACCGACACCTTGCATACCCTGTTCGGCAATCTGAGGCGCACCGTGCGCGATCTTTCAAAGCAATTGAAGAAAAACGTCCGGGCCGAATGCGTCGGCGAGGATCTGGAAATAGACCGCAATTTAATAGAAAAGCTCGAAGAGCCCCTGATGCATCTGGTGCGCAATTCCCTTGACCACGGCATAGAATCCGAACTCGACCGGAAAAACGCCGGCAAGGATAGCCAGGGCGTCGTAACGCTGAAAGCCGAACGCCACGGCAACTCGATCGTGATAACCGTGCGCGACGACGGAAAGGGGCTAGACCGCGAGCGGATTCTTTCCAAGGCCCTCGAGAAGAAGCTTATTCGAGCCGAAGCCGCCGATGCGATGACCGACTCCCAGGTTTTCAACCTCATTTTTACCTCAGGCTTCAGCACCCATACCGAGGTCTCCCTCATCTCCGGGCGCGGAGTCGGGATGGACATCGTCAGATCCGCTGTGGTCGACAACCGCGGACGCATCGAAATAGAAAGCGTTGCGGGTTCGTATTCCGAATTCCGCATGATTTTCCCGTTGAGCACCGCGATCATCGACGGCATGATTACCCGCGTTTCTCAAAGCCTCTTCGTCTTTCCCATCGGCTCCGTCATCGAATCGATCAAGATCGTTCCGGCAATGCTTTCGACGGTGAACGGCTCGGTTGAGGTCGCGAACCTGCGCGGAGAGTCGATTCCCGTGATCAGGATGCATGAGACCTTCTGCATTCCCGAAATCCCCGAATCGCCGGCGATTATCGGAGTCATCTGCGAAACTTCTGATCGCCGCAAGTTCATGTTCATTCTCGACGAGGTGATCGCCAAGCGCGAAGTCGTCATCAAATCTCTCGGCGCCCGTTTCTCCGACCTTCGGGGCATATCGTCCGGAACCGTATTGTCCGGCGGTAAAATCGGCTTGGTGGTCGATATCGACGAGATAGTCGACTTGAGCCTGATGGAGATCCCCGCGCGATGA
- a CDS encoding methyl-accepting chemotaxis protein — MISTKIFLFGSLACIATIPASLLLPPPLSIYGVVIISIAAFAGNIAALRLASAERKSNSESAGAASGGSIPLGDSYETVEALEEFSPADAARAPSSASGFASAFSVSSVSTPVSAADRPPVDPVMVAVYKLALPVLFESIVSYLNGTSEPMTETLVRIKTSIADFQGSVRASKTQYEKSGQSTDIKEGIHLLRSHITEVTQETSRSFTEVSSEIAALDSQMMAILGIVANISDVAERIHVLSINASIEAARAGAHGRGFKVIADEVQRLSRETQGFVSTIGSSVSGTQKAFVSLHGSMEKNRKEVDRFLQDDNSTYTRITETIDSQLAGVMALYSAVMGFIESLEMDMSAFAPLGMLHAIITQEIENLARVSADLSDICASGCSHPDPAGPRPSDPGTAAAVDKIRSRLTTSRELDALEKALRAKGLHGDIDLKRNNTEIEFF, encoded by the coding sequence ATGATTTCCACCAAGATATTTCTGTTCGGCAGCCTGGCTTGCATTGCAACGATTCCCGCATCCCTTCTGCTTCCGCCTCCGTTGAGCATCTACGGCGTCGTAATTATTTCGATCGCGGCGTTCGCCGGAAACATCGCCGCCCTGCGGCTCGCTTCTGCGGAAAGGAAATCGAATAGTGAATCGGCGGGTGCTGCGTCGGGAGGATCGATCCCTCTCGGGGATTCGTATGAAACAGTCGAAGCGCTTGAAGAGTTCTCTCCGGCTGATGCCGCGAGAGCCCCGTCCTCAGCGTCCGGGTTTGCTTCCGCGTTTTCCGTCTCCTCAGTCTCAACGCCGGTTTCTGCCGCGGATCGCCCGCCCGTCGATCCGGTCATGGTCGCCGTCTATAAGCTAGCGCTCCCGGTTCTTTTCGAGAGCATTGTTTCGTATCTCAACGGAACGAGCGAGCCGATGACGGAAACCCTGGTGCGGATAAAAACCTCCATAGCCGATTTTCAGGGCAGCGTGCGGGCGAGCAAAACACAGTACGAGAAAAGCGGACAATCGACGGATATAAAAGAAGGCATCCATCTTCTTCGCTCCCATATCACCGAGGTGACTCAGGAGACCTCTCGCTCGTTCACTGAAGTGTCCTCCGAGATAGCGGCCCTCGACAGCCAGATGATGGCTATCCTGGGGATTGTCGCGAATATTTCGGACGTTGCCGAGCGCATCCACGTGCTTTCGATTAATGCGTCGATAGAGGCCGCCCGGGCCGGAGCGCACGGCCGCGGCTTCAAGGTAATAGCGGACGAGGTTCAACGGCTTTCGCGCGAAACCCAGGGATTCGTGTCCACAATCGGATCAAGCGTTTCCGGCACGCAGAAGGCCTTCGTATCGCTTCACGGCAGCATGGAAAAAAACAGGAAGGAAGTGGACCGCTTTCTGCAGGACGACAATTCCACCTATACGAGAATTACGGAGACGATCGACAGCCAGCTTGCCGGCGTCATGGCCCTGTATTCAGCTGTCATGGGCTTCATCGAATCGCTGGAGATGGACATGTCCGCCTTCGCCCCGCTGGGAATGCTGCATGCCATCATCACGCAGGAGATCGAGAATCTCGCGCGCGTGTCCGCCGACTTGTCGGATATCTGCGCCTCAGGATGTTCGCACCCGGATCCTGCCGGCCCGCGCCCTTCCGATCCGGGAACCGCGGCCGCAGTCGACAAAATCCGTTCGCGGCTCACGACATCGCGCGAGCTGGACGCGCTGGAAAAAGCTCTCCGGGCAAAAGGCTTGCACGGAGACATCGATCTGAAAAGAAACAACACCGAAATAGAATTTTTCTAA
- a CDS encoding response regulator, with protein MKTIMLVDDSTSIRNILKNALIGQYAVVEAEHGKDALSKLGAQTVDLFLFDVNMPEMDGIELLAEVRKKPSYAKTPILMLTTETKEELRQKGRELGASGWIVKPCEPDKLLSAIQKLIP; from the coding sequence ATGAAAACGATTATGCTGGTGGACGATTCCACCTCCATCAGGAACATTTTGAAAAACGCCCTGATCGGACAGTACGCGGTTGTCGAAGCCGAACACGGAAAGGACGCGCTTTCGAAGCTGGGCGCGCAAACCGTGGATTTATTCCTTTTCGATGTGAACATGCCGGAGATGGACGGGATCGAGCTTCTGGCGGAAGTACGGAAAAAACCTTCGTACGCAAAAACGCCCATACTCATGCTGACGACCGAAACGAAGGAAGAGCTCAGGCAGAAGGGCCGCGAGCTCGGCGCGTCCGGCTGGATAGTCAAACCGTGCGAGCCGGACAAGCTCCTCTCGGCCATACAGAAACTCATACCATAA